CGGCTGCATCAGGactccaactgttgaaccaccTGCAGTGCCTTGCTCGTCAAAAGCATGCTGCTGTTGCGGGCTCCCTGCCACATCGTTACTTCATAAGCAAGCATGCAAGCAATGACGAACTCATGTGAAAGGGTGATCAACTTAACTTACCCACAGGGTTTTTTGGATCCCGTTCCACGTTTTCCGGCTCTGCTTCAGTGATTGACACATCCCTCACACTGGCATCTTCAGCTCTAGTGGGCGAGGGGACATGAATCTCAGGTTGCACCAAGGGAAAATTCCCTGCAAGGCCCTCAAACAAAtcacgcttccttctatggccctgCAAAATTGCAACTTCCTTATTTGACCCTGATTTTATTTTTCTTCCCTTCCATGGCCCTGCCGTTATATCTGCAGTTAACTCCCAGTTAAGTGACTGTGAAAAGACAATAGTACCCCTGGTGCACAATATTGTACGTGAATCTAGTGTGTTAAAAATGTGGCTCTCTTGGAGAACAGATATTGGAGATGTACAGCATGATATTATGCAGCAAATTCTTCATATTTTTAACACACTAGATTCACGTACAATATTGTGCGCCAGGGGTACTATTGTCTTTTCACAGTCACTTAACTGGGAGTTAACTACAGATGTAATGGCAGGGCCATGGAAGGGAGGGAAAATGAAATCAGGGTCAAATAAGGAAGTTGCAATTTTGCAGGAccatagaaggaagcgtgaTTTGTTTGAGGGCCTTGCAGGGAATTTCCCCTTGCACCAATGGCTCAGCAACCTTCATAATTGTTGGTGTCATAGCGCCTACTTtctcaggctcgggggctaaggCATCCGCTGCATTGCCAGGCTACTCTAAGCCTAGAGCAGAGGATGGTCTGCATACAAGAACAGCATTATAAGTTGTTACCATACAGATATGAACCTACAATCCACAAGGATAAAGCACTCGGGATACTTACAGTGCAGATTTCTTTATAGCCAGCCTTTTCTTCTTAAGTACTTTGGGCTCTAGAACAGTACCCAAAGCACTCGCCGAAGCCGGTTCGCCAGTCAATGGTGAAGTCTGCCCCGGCGGGGCAACTGCGATGGTTACCATTGAACTCAGGCCAGCCGAGGGTGGAGACTGTTCTGGCGCGGCCTTAGCAGTACCACTTGATGGGTCAACTATGATGGTGGGCACGCTCTGTCCTCTCACAGTGTCATCCTCGACCTCCTCCTCAATCGTACCCTTAGTGTGCTTGGGGATCGGGGAGTTGACAAACAGGAATCAAGAAGAAGGGGAGATTTCAACGGAAAGCAGTCAAAAGTACTCGGAAAGCAACAGAAAGCACTAACCTGGATGTCCTGATATCACCTCCACCTGGTGAGATGCTGGCCCTACGCTTCCAGGCAGTGGCTCTTGGTCCCCGAGGGTGGCCAGGTAAAAGATCGCCACCAGGAGAGTCTGCACTCTCCTAGGCAGTTTTCTTTCCCTTGCCCATCATAAGCTCGGCTAGTGGGCGACTGTCATCGCTATCTTGGTCCTCCTCCATAATGGTTGGATCAATGTCACTGCGAGAGATCGGCTTCTAGAATTCTAATGGCAGAAGATGGCATGGATGTTTAATGTTCGGCATTGGTGGCATACTCCTATACACATTCACATCCTGCTACGACAAGATTGAAAGACATGTCAGTAATATTCAATTTAAAGCTTCAACAAAAGAATACAGATACTTATCCATACATATTTTGGAGGTTCCTTGGCAGAGTACATCTTCGGAACATATGGCACGGTTTCAGTGCCATGAGTACTCGGCTTACTCTCAAAATGGCATCAAATTTCTAAATGGGTCTGCAAAAAATCGAGAAGGGTCTAAGACTCCAAGGTATTCGAAGCCAAACATCGATCGTTTCTGCAGTGGCTGGATTCACCTGCCAATCCACGAGTACATCACCGTCACACCAATGACTCCTGCATCCCTCTGCTTCTTGATCATGCCAAGCAGCTCTGGGATTTGGCTTTCGTCCCGGCAAGGCCTGCTCAACTCGGTTGTCATCTTAAGCGCCCCGGTGGTTCTTTTAGGCAGGGAAGGTTCATGGTTTCTGATATAGAACAGCCTCTCCCTCCATCCTAACAAGCTAGTTGGGAACTTGTAGGGGATGTATTTCTTTTCCATCCCCTGCCTTAGCTGGAGTCTAGCACCTCCGACTTCATAAAGGTCTTTCTCACTGGGCTAGGCTCTGAAGTGGAAAAGTTAGCAAAAGAGATCGAAATGTGGCTCTATTCCTAAGAAGACTTCACAAAATTGTACAAAGATAGCAATGTGGAGAATGGAATTAGGGTTCCGATGATGGAGTTGGATTCTGTAGTAGAAAAGAAGACCATGGAAAAAATCATAGGTCGGCAGGGCCAACCCTCGCTCGACAAAGTATTGGAAAAGAACCAATTCGTCGGTCCCCTCATACGGCCTCCTATCCCCAGTGGCAGCGTGCCACTGGATGATAGCTTTGCTCTGGAGAAGACCCTCATCAACAAGTGCTTCAATATCGGCTTCAGAGCACTTACTTGGTTTCCACCCATCTCCGGCGGTGATGGCAGCCTTAGACTCATTCCCCTTCCCCTTGGAGGCACCTCGCTTGCTGCCGGCCATCCTTGTGGTCATGAGATGCTTCACTCGCATGCGCTCGGGTGCCGCGGAGAGAGAGGCGGCAAAGCAGTGCTcttgaggaggaggaagaactgGGCGACTACTTCTCATACTGAGAATGACCTAGATCTAACTCTCGAAGCGGTGGCGGCTGTGAGATACAGGAAGACCAAGAGACAGAGCAGTAAATGGCGAGAGTAAAAAGGGTgagtgaaaccctaggtcacTGCGCGGTTAAATAACCAACGGCGGGCCTACATTTACTGTGCGGAATGCGAAGAGTTTTTTTCAAAGATAAAATTTGTTTTGAGCGATAATTTCAGGAATTTTTGGGGGAACGTTATCTGCTTAAACAATTTTCAAAAAAGGatttttgaatttctgaaccaattaacccattttaaccatcaattcaaattCTTAATATTTTACACAACCCATGACATGATTCTTTGGATTCTTTTTTCAACCCTTgggatttggactcaaggctcaggacacgtgtcatcaatggcttatttttaaaatttttggaagataaggaaagaagattcaagactaatttaaccctcagcctgatttgtcgattcaacctaaggctcgggggctattcCATATGGAGCatgagtttaatcgcaccccatataaaagaagacttgaaaactactcGGGACATGAGCAACTCACAACTTTGATGCAGCTAAGGAaatactcggaagacaccttcaagacgaAGTTTGGCAGAACTcaaagatgccttcagaagtattTGGAAGCCTACGgtactcgactatgaagagctcagaggcttgtcagacctggggctacgggactgcactcatggcgtacatattctaggataagggatgggatatggcccacaccctataCTAGTTATAGCTACTCGTAcaagagtagaactagtcggaacagaaggaatctacacgagtagtactcgggtaggactcctaagctcgtatttgGTTAGgtcttccatgtaaccctattcccccagactatataagggcgggcaggggcCCCCTCCAAACATTACATTATCTAAGGTAATACAGATCATCACACATGACGTAGGGTACTACGCTCTCGacggctcgaacctgtctaaagtttcgtgtttcttgcaccttcgagtttctgatcttagTGACActccacctacaatctaccacttcgggggtatctctcggtgggcttgaaggttaaacaccgacaggtgTTACACAACTGCTTTCGATATTAGTGGTAGTTGTGTGGAAATGGGCGACAATTAACATCACTCCTAATTGTTTGCGATTAATGCATCATCATTGTTATTGTTTGAATGCATGCTTCCATAATCTCCACTTGCATTTTTCATGACACTGTGGTCACATTTTAAGCATTCTCTCGCAATCGTGATCACGCACCAATACCTCCCCTGACTCTCACGGTCAAAAACCTTTAGGACTAATCGTCTATCCATAGGCTATTCTCATTCTATTCACAATACAAGTTTTGTAGGCAATTGCATTTAAGAAGTTATCACATTAGCAAATTAGATGACCTGATATGATATTTATGATGAGAGTGGTAATTTTTTCATCACAATGAACTCATCGTATATATTATACCATATCATCTTATTTGCTGATACGATATTTTTTAAAGATAAATGAAATCACTTTGAAACTTGCACTATAAATAGCTTAATCATTAGACGACTTCTGTAATTCCAGATCAGATTTGTTTGGATGGGTTAAAAttgagtgctaaactttagcacctaTTAGCACTTGTACTTTTACTAAAGTTTTTGAGTCTTGGCTAAAATTTAGTCCACTACATTAGCACTTCTATTTGGATGAAACtagtgctaaaatttagcactttTGAACGTTAGCATTTGGATCCAAAATCCCTTAATTTCCGTGCCTGTGAGGTGTGGGCACGACACATAAAACCATGAGATCAGCTGTTTTGTGTGGTAGTGTTGCAGTCCGATGAGTATGCGAAAGTTACCAAAAGTTCGTTTGACCAATAGAGTGCCCATTCTAtgttcccctctcccttcttcGCTTGACCAATAAAACTGTCGCAACCCTAAATTTCTTTGCTTGTTCACACGACTAGATAGTGTCATATAACAACCAATTATCGACTTATTGAACAAAAACAAACATCTATATGTAGTTTAAGAAATTACAGTGTCTATCTAACACTTTTTTTTCTGAGCTAAACAGGCAGTTGATGGTCAGGTTGATCCTCCTGCGGAGGCTGCGGCGGCAGCGCATCGGAGTTCGTCTTGCACGGATCAAGCTCCGACCGGCACAGCGGGCACGTCCGGTGCGCCGCCAGCCACCGGTCAATGCACTCGACGTGGTACACGTGCCCGCAATCCGGCAGCCGCCGCACCATCTCCCCTTCCTGCACGGCGCCGAGGCACACCGCGCACTCGCGCGCCGCCGTGCTGCCGTGATCGTCATCGGGACCGCGAGCATAGTCGAACGCCGGCGGCACCATCTCGACGGGGAAGGGCCGGTAATCTCGCTCGCATGAGCCCCCGGCGCGCGGCGTGTGCTCGGAGCTGGCGCCGGCCCGCCTCCGGCAGCAGCGGAAAACGAGCGCCGCAACGCCGGCGAAGGTGACGAAGAACATGGACAGCAAGGCGGCCAACGAGATGAACAACGCGCGGGGTAGCGGTGAAGTCGCCGGCGCATCGCCGCTGCTGTTCGGGATGCCGCCGCACATGGCGGTGGAACAGCGAGTGCAGAAGAAGAGCTGCAAGATGGAATAATGTGCGGCATATAGGCCAAACAGGCTGGTGTACTAGTTATATATATAAATGAGCTGCTTGGCACTTTCTCGGACCCTCACAAAAAAAAGTGTCTGACAAAAAAAAAGCTGCTTGGCAAGAAGGTAAAAGAACATGTTTTAAGAAGTGAAGTCAGACGACGTCAGTTAAGCTCATACATTCGTCATGTCTGACATAATCCATGATTGCATTTGCAGTAATCAATGCAGTAATATTCCTTGATAGACTATGAGCTGGTGTGTTTTAGCAATTCGTTTTGTCCTGTCCTTTTCAGTTCGGATTTTTAAACCGCATCCAGGGGGACGCAGGTTGCTCAACTTGTCTTCCAAGATGTTTCTTAGCAAACACGAGACGTTTACGCAGGACTGAAGGAAGCAGCCAAAACTAAAATCAGGCCGGTAGCTTGGTGGCCAAGAAGAACGTGTAATCATGCAGCATGTTGATTCCTTGTGTTTGTTTGAGAAGAAATAATGTCAATTCCATGTTCAACTATTGTTAATGTACCATCGAGACTCGAGAGACGACGATCCAGTGGACCAGAATatgtttttttatatatatttcaCCATAACGAATATTGTAGGGAAGCCGGTGAACACGAGATTGATGCCTATTTTGACACTTCACTGTTTTACCCCGCGCATATCTCACATGAATTTTGTTTAGAACGTTGGTGATATTTCCGGCCCATTCTTTCTTCTTTAACCCATGTTGGGGTCCGAAGGACTTGCTCCCAAACAGAAAAATAAAAAGATTCTCTTGCTCAATGGAATAACCTTGTAGCACTcataaaattttaaaaaatcatCCCGATTACAGTAAAAGAAGGGGTATTTATATTTTCCTACCTCCGTTGCATGGTTCGTGTCATATGGTTCCTATAATGCCCCTACCTGCCCGGAACATCCTAAGAATATTCCAATTTTAAGGACTTGGAGCGTACAAATTGTCTACTCCTACTAGATCACGCTTCTTATGTGATATTGAAGGTAGCCTCCGATCATCTTGCTTTCCTTCCGTTGTGCTTCGTGCCACATTGTTGGCTTCATCACCTTCGGAGGTTTACATTCTCGGGGTCAACCTTCTTCTTGCCGAAATGGAACCTTCGACCTTATCTCAAAGCTCTCCACCTTCTAGCTCATCTGTGCCCACGCCTTCGGGCAACCTTTGATCCTCAGTCGACGCCCAGATGTTGTCATCCTCAAATTCGTGCGTGTCTGGGTCCTCTAACAGCCTCCGACCCCCCGGATGTCGCTTCCTATGAGGCAACGTAAAACAGGGAACAAAAGGGATTGAGGGTTACTATCATGATCCCCTATGCCAACTCGCCTCGCCCTAGACCTCCGATCCATCTTCGAAGGTGGCGATCCCTAACAGTAGCCCCTCGCGGGCGAGGGCCGACTCCGATGGGCCAAACTCTCGAAGAAAGATCGTCTTGGGAACCACCATGTGGATAAAATTTCCCCGAACGTCAGAGTTCGGCATGAAGCGAGGGTTGTATTACCTTTGGTTTTGTTACGTGGCTTTGTGTTATTGGTTGTCGCTTCGTATTCTTCTCGAACCCGGCGCCGGCTGTCGGTATTTTTAccatcggcctacctagggataccctaagataggtgattatttggtgagggatcgccggatctggaacttgaaggtgaacgcaaagatacaagacacaaatttagacaggttcaggccgctagagtagcgtaataccctacatcctgcttctaggtgttgtatattgcgctctgcgcttgggtgttgagttgcctgttggctgctctctgttggttctctgcctatctaggtatccctgccctcctttatatattctaggggacggggttcctagtaggattacaaggtaggagtcctagtaggattacaaggtatgagtcctaataggattacagtggaatcctagtaggaatcagacttttttttctcacgggtagcttccttgcggtacccaggggatctattcCTGACACCGGCCGTTACTATTACTTTTACCGCCCTATAGGGGGGGTGTTGTTTTTACATGCTTTCACTGCTGCTGACCTTTGTTGCCTTGTTCTTTGAGACTCGTGCCACGACTCTATTGGTGGCAGAGGTGTGAGTCTGACTTTCAGCAACATCCTCTCTTTGTATGTGTTTGTCAGCTTTTCTTCATTGCTGTTTTTGCTTGTTCATGGCGCGCACTAAGCAAACTGCTAAGCTTATCGAAGGTGAGCCTCGATTATTAATTTTTTTTGTTCAGATATGGCGATTATCAAGATTTTGACGAGTGTTGTTGAAAATTCCGAAGGTAGCCAGCTGATCACCCAGTGGAGGGGGTTATTTCTCAACATTCTGGGGAGGACTTGTCCGACGTGGAGGCGAACGTGTCAGATTTGATGCCGGTTGGAAAACGTAAGACACTATCCTTCGGTCCTTCGAAGATCTCGAAGAATTTGATTAATTTTTACATTTAGAAGTGGTATTATAAAGAGGGTGAGTGCCGACCTCGAGGGAGAGAGATGACCCCTATTCCCGAAGATGGCGAGACTGTCATTTTTTATGAtcttttaattttttttgtGAAAATTAAAAGACCAAACATTTTGATAAAAGAGGACAAAAAGTTAGGAGGATGTATCAAGCTCAATAGGCACAAAACAATTCTCCGGTTCGGCAAGGATGGCAGCCGGGTCTCGACTGGGCTCGAGGGGGCGAGAGGTTCATTGGAGTCCCCAATGCCTACGGCAACTTGGGCATGGACACGTGCCAACCACTGCCGCTTAGGCTTAACCGCTCTAGCCAAACCCGGAGGCCCCAGCCGTGCGTGCAACCGACGGCGCCACCGTAATGCCGTTGTGCACCCCGCGGTCGATTCCTTCGGCCaaccatgagaattcacatgttgactTATGAAAATATCATGGTTGGCCCCAAGGGATTGATGACGAGATCCTTCACGTGgggtgatcagttccttgggcgggccaagataGTTCGTACGGCGCTGAAATATGGATGATCGAACAAGGCCTGTTCTGGATAAACTCCCTGATTCCCTGACCGAGTGGTTGAACGAATTCTTTGGGAAAAAACCCCTTGTTgagataaaactcaagacaatggttaaacaaatttCCGAAACATCTCtgtaaaacctccttgaatccaATCTCAGTCTTCTCGTGGGTAGCCACCTTGATGCGTGCAGCCCGCAAGCGTAGACACCAGACGAGTGTAGATAATTGGCAATCTTGATTCATTGGTGATTGCTGACGAAGTCGTGTCACTTGCGATGAAGCTGCGCCGGTTTGTTGATGATCCCGACTAGTCagaatcaattccaactagtcactAATGGTGTGAGTCACGCTCCCGACTAGttgtgtagtcgaagtagtcgtcggcgggtcgCCGAGTGCCCTCGCAATGGCGAAGTAGTCGTCGAGGAGTCAAGGGTCCAGCCTTTTTGGTACGGTGCTAGGCCTAACAGGTTGTCGGGGTTGATggcgcagaaaggtgggctaACCCGgttagcttggaggactccgtgcccttcCAATACCCGAGCCTGCCCGACCAAGTTGAAAacgcagaaaggtgggctgagctagGTAGCTTGGAGAACTGGTGTCCTTCAAATGCCCAGGCCCGCCCGAACAAGTTGTAggcgcagaaaggtgggctgagccggatagcttggaggactcgtgcccttccaatgcccgagCCCGCTCGACCAAGTTGGAGGCGTAGAAAGGTGGGCTCAgccaggtagcttggaggactcgtgcccttccaatgcccgagCCCGCCCGACCAAGATGGAGGCACAGAAAGGTGGGCTCAGCCGGGTAgtttggaggactcgtgcccttccaataccCGGGCTCGCCCAACCAATATGGAGGCGCCATCGGGCCCTGGTGGCCGTTTGATAAGGGTAGTGCGTCATTGATGAAATCCGAGTAGTTGGCGGGGACGGGAGCCCTTCAATGAATGCTGGCTAGtgctcctccgacttgtagtagacagtccaaatcctcctccaacttgtagacgatccaaatcctcctccgacttgtagaCGATCCAAATTCTCCTCCAACTAAGAGAAGAACTTGTGGTACAGGACCGTGGGCCGAGGCGGATTCGCTTCGAGGGGTTTCGGGTTGTCGATCAAGTCATTGATTGCACGGTTGACATCCATGCAGGTAGTACGGGTGCTTCAGGTCAGGAAAAAATTAAATTCCATCGAGACCGTTAGCGAGGTCGtacgggagcaaggccccttcagtaaactacacgtaatactagtcgaaaactagtaaacggagtgttactgaaaGTTTGGAAGTGaggtcccttcagtaacatagaaaactagtcgggaactagtaatctggaGGTTACTGGTAGTTTAGGGGCAAAGCCTCTTTAGTAACATAAAAaactagtcaaaaactagtaatctgagcattactggaatGATAGACAATCGCGTAGGTGCTTTATTTGACTAATTGATCAGTTCCATTGATCATTGCCAAACGAGGCAACCACTTTTGGCAGTCGCATGGTTCAGTTGTGATAGGGTTCCCTGAGTTTGGCGAGGGAGTCGTGATTAACCCGAATAATGAACATAAATAATAACCCTGAttaagtggtaaaaaggggtgcttttaggcatacggaaccccttgtttcgagatataatcccaaaacaatggtttaaGCAAACGCAACACCTAAAAGATCCttagaaaacctccttgaactgggtacttaatttatga
The genomic region above belongs to Panicum hallii strain FIL2 chromosome 4, PHallii_v3.1, whole genome shotgun sequence and contains:
- the LOC112890892 gene encoding RING-H2 finger protein ATL39-like, yielding MCGGIPNSSGDAPATSPLPRALFISLAALLSMFFVTFAGVAALVFRCCRRRAGASSEHTPRAGGSCERDYRPFPVEMVPPAFDYARGPDDDHGSTAARECAVCLGAVQEGEMVRRLPDCGHVYHVECIDRWLAAHRTCPLCRSELDPCKTNSDALPPQPPQEDQPDHQLPV